A stretch of DNA from Gimesia chilikensis:
ATGGGGAATCACCAAAGATTAAAAGAAATGACCCCTGTTATTGTGGAAGTGGAAAGAAGTATAAAAAGTGCTGTTTGACCTCAAGTGGTATTTGTTCGACGGTAAAGACCGTCGAAATGCTGCCCCCTAAAGAGGGGGCAGACATCAGTAAAGCCCCTGACGGGGAGGTTTCTTCAAAAGCTTTATGCAAAACATTAGAAGAGATCAGAAGTATTCCTGATGCTTTCCAGAAGAATACACAACTGGCTTTCTACTGCAACAATCAAGCAAGACGACCATTGAACGCAGAAGAGTTACTTGCCAAAGCCAAAGAATACAAAATATACAATGGCAACTGGGAAGATGGATTGTCTAATAGAATAAACAGGATCAAAGGCATTGCAAAATTTGCAGCAAAGACTTTCGATCCTAAAAAATGCGGAAGCAGTACCAGACAAAGGCCATTGCTCAACAAAAAAATGCAAGAATGGCGGGGAAGGTCACACCTATTGAGCAAAACGTTGTCTACAAGAATCAATGTTGAAACATGGGTTGATGAGTATGGACAAGTGCAATACACCAAAGGACGAATTGTAAACGGCATTCAACGTGATCATGTCTTGAGACTTGCCGGTATTATATCACACGTTTCTGAAACTCATGGTGGTGATATTCCGAGAAAGTCAATCAAGGGTTGGTGGAATGAATTAGCAAATGAAAATTCAATGCCAGAATGGAAACATAATGAGTATTACTTGGCTTGCCGTCAAGTTCTGATTGATAACGGATGGTTGAAAATGAATCACGATTATTCATATCAGAATAACCAATCAAAAAAAGGGTGGATTTTATATGAGACTGAACTTGTTGGTTCAGTTTGGGACTACCCAACAGATACAGATACAAAGAAGAATAACAACAACAGACCCTATCTTTATAGTTGTGGCGCAATCGCCAACCAAAAAAACAGATTGGCTTCTGTTTTTGCCTTGCTTCACTCCCAAAGACCACCACCATGATCATCAGACCTACAAACCAACCAAAT
This window harbors:
- a CDS encoding SEC-C metal-binding domain-containing protein, which produces MIDGESPKIKRNDPCYCGSGKKYKKCCLTSSGICSTVKTVEMLPPKEGADISKAPDGEVSSKALCKTLEEIRSIPDAFQKNTQLAFYCNNQARRPLNAEELLAKAKEYKIYNGNWEDGLSNRINRIKGIAKFAAKTFDPKKCGSSTRQRPLLNKKMQEWRGRSHLLSKTLSTRINVETWVDEYGQVQYTKGRIVNGIQRDHVLRLAGIISHVSETHGGDIPRKSIKGWWNELANENSMPEWKHNEYYLACRQVLIDNGWLKMNHDYSYQNNQSKKGWILYETELVGSVWDYPTDTDTKKNNNNRPYLYSCGAIANQKNRLASVFALLHSQRPPP